In Zingiber officinale cultivar Zhangliang chromosome 3A, Zo_v1.1, whole genome shotgun sequence, the DNA window TCTTCTCTAAACCTAATTTTACCTTTAAAATCCTCTGCCACACTTGATTTTGTCGTTGTTTACGTTGTTATCATCGCACGTCGCTATCACCAACACCACTGTCGTTCGCTATCAACATTGCCGTCGTCGCTTCGTCGACGTTCCACAACAAATATTTTTTGATTGAGATAAAATTTTCTTACTTTATCTCTTtcgattaaattaatttaagtattgtAAAAATATAAGGttaatttttcttatatttttatttttatttgataagCAAGTATATCAAATACTTACAAATATTGAGATCTTCCATGCATTTAATGTTTGATTTGTTACATGAAGATGATAAATTTTATTGATgactatttgaaaatttaatcaattaaatcatatcatttatatatattaatgacCGAAATAAATTATGACTATTAATTTAgagataaaaattaaattttattgtcaATTCCATCTTTATACTTATTTAACCTATTTAATTagctatgaaaaattaaattctatcaTTATTTTAGCAACACAATAAGTTTTATCGTTATTTTAGCAATTGAATTAAGTTTCCGTCACTAATTGACTTTCTAATTAAGGTTTTCATTGTCGAATTTTCTTTTTAACgccctaaaatcttcctctatgaTCGACCTCCTATCCGATCTCTCGCACACTCCACCCCTCTCCTCTTCGATCTCCGATACCAGAATGCATCTTATCAGTATGCTCGATCTtctccccttccctctcctctcttagCGATGACTTCGTGGCGACCTCACAGCAAGTCTCGCTTTGACCGTGACCTCACAGTAAAATCTTACCTTGGTCACGGCCTTGCAACGATAGCGAGATCGAGCATGATCTCAGCAGCGTGACATGGCCAACATAATTCActtttaattgtaaatttttgCTACACCACTAGGATGCATCCCTTTAAAGCCTttttaactaaaataaaaaaaatacatattttaaTCGAAACAATTAAAAAACACATGCAAGTTTAACCAAAGTAGCTCAAAAATACGAtactatttaaaaatactttttatttttttatataaattatggAGTAAAAATTGAAAGTGCATCCAGCCTATGTAGTATTGAGTAAAAGTGATATTAGTCATTCTAAACAGTTTAATATAAATGACTATGATTTTACGGTAAGATGTAAATaggtaaattataaaaatatattttgtacctattaaaaattaatctcaagaTTTATTGGAGAAAATGTCCATATAGATATGGACTGTAATAATCCTTGGGGGTTAAAATTTTAACCATTAGATTACAACTATTGAATAAATCTATTATAATAGTGTCTCTTACCTTCGGTCATAGTTTATAGTTTGTAAGATTGTGATCCAATGCAGGATTGATTTGAAATCAGAATTAGGTCGGATAAAACTAAAACATGATAgttgagtatttttttttaataataataataataataataataataataataatatagaaaATATGTAATAAATCaacaattttttatatatattttaaaattttaaataaatttagatGTATTTTAATAAGATACTTTCATTAGATTATGAGAAAGTAAtagattgaattaattaaataaaacgtTAATTATAGACCAAAAGTTAAAAACCATTTTATCCTGCCATCTCCTCTCTCAGTCAATTCGCTATGTCGTTCTCGTTCCCTCAGAATGATCTAGTGGTTAACATATGAAATACTATTAACTTGAAGTCTATGATTCGAATTTTGACATAGCCGAGGTGAATATTTCTCTAATGCGTTAGTTACTATTCCAagggctagtagtcatccgtgatttacctcctctgcaTTGGTCGTAAGACAGGTTGACGATGTCCTGAGGGTGAACACAGTCGCCTTTGCAACTATGTCACTCtcatctcctctcctctctccttACTTGACGAGATGCTCGTTGCCACTGCTCCCCTTGGGGCTTCACTCACGTGAGGCGTTGCCGTTGCTCCTGCTCCCCTTTTCCTCATCAAGCAGTTGGAGAACATTGTCGATGGCGTCTCATCGCTGTCTCCCTCCGCAAGTCGCGAGAAACTAGAGACCTTCGTGCGTTCCCATCCCCATTCACAAGCCGTCGACACCACCTCCTCGACCCTCTCATATGACCCCTCCGTTGCTACTCATCGGACATCAATGAAGACGGTTCAGATCCAATTCTATTACAAAATTCTATGTCAATCAATCCTGAATCGTTAGGACTTCTGGTTTGTAGAGTTTATAAAAGGCCTCCCAcactattaattattaaatatttaataactaCTCTATTAGCTAttacaagctaatacaatattattataataattaattaattatattttattttaatcaatttaaaataattttaataaaatttaaatttttttgaaccaaattagaaaaaaaaatattatggttTGAtagtgatgcggtgatgatgagagGCTCTATTctgctgccacggtggaggtcaaagtcaagacgatcGATGAGTGGACGATATCGACCGGTCGGACGGATCATGCTCCGATTGGGGAGAGGGCTCCGACCCGTCGTTGACTTCGACACGGGGAGCATTCAAATAATCGATGCTCAAGGGAGAACGACGTTCAGAAGTTGAGCCGAGCGATTATCCCACTCGGCCAGACAGCGAGGCCTAGCATTGACAGGATTCAACTTCGGTCGAGTGACTCTTTCGCTCGACCTAACAACAGACTCGACATCAACCGAGCATGTGAACAGTGGACTTCCAATCGAGTGGTTATCCCGCTCGCCCTAACAACAAAACATGTGGAGTGGAATTccgaccgagcggctatcccgcttggTCCAGCAACAGATAACACTTGGACGATGGAATTCCGGCCGAGCgactattccgctcggccaagcaacagacatAGCATGCTATCTTTCGATATCCTTTTGGAAGCTAGTGCCGTTGACAGACGACAtagtcagacagaggatcgtacgacgaaaacttccactgtcactttaAAATATGTTCGACccgttaaggtactatgtcaAGGATACTTTATTGACAGATCTTTTCAGGGGAAAACTTTGAGATGCATGCTTGCCTTGGGAAACGTACACACACGctaccagagctctatataaagagaaaTCCAAACATCGACGGAAGTATACGATATTTTACTGTTGCACTACAGGCTTTTTGTTGCTccgctcctttcttcttcttattcgcCGGAGACTGATTTGTACGTCGGAGGACTATCGTCGGAGACCCCTTTCCTGACTCGACACTGATACCATTTGTATTGTAGGTTGAAGCGAAGTCCATAGAAAATCAACGTGAATGCCACATTTTTAATATTCATCTTATCAACTTTCGGACAGGAGTATCAAGGTAATTTTTTTGTTGTACTATTTAGATACAAAATAGTTGatgaattgttttttttttccttgacaATTTATATTATTTAGAAGggtcttttaatttttatatatttgttaggttcaactcaaaataagtaaataaatacTACTGCACCGTTCGAGTGGGTGTGGATTTTATTTATTGAGGCAATGAAAAACCAGCTGAAAGAACGCTGCTACTACTTACGGGTGGTGTTGAAGGCGCAGCAGGCGAAGGCGTAGACCCAGACGAAGAGGACGGCGGCGATGACGAGGACGACTGCGGCCCTGCGCCACTCGGATCGGAGGCTCCCCAGCAACGCGCCCTTGCAGGAGGCGCAGTCGTAGCAGAGGCGGCCGTCCTCGCTGCTCCACATCAGGCAATCCGAGCTCGCCACCGGCTCGCTCGGGTTCACCCACAGCGTCGGGTTCACGTACTCGTATCCGCACACTGCCGGCGGCTTGCAGCAACCGGACTGCGGCCAGTAGCACACTCAGAGTAAGAGGAATTTCATTTTATGTATTTTGCTATTCTACCCTcaacttcaaaataaaaatattttccgaAGGATGgacttgaattttaaaattttccaaaaaagcACACTaagttttatatattttaaagttCGCACTTCTTTTTTCAAAATACACTTCTTATTTAATCTGATTTATCGAATACCctccttattttaaaaaattctcgtGTGATTTCCGACTAGCCgaagatttttttcaaaaaaaaaatttaaataagaaggatttttttaaaaataaatacgtTCTTTTAGAAATATCAAACTGTAtacgctttttttttttttaaaaaaaaaatcaaaatccaaagAGCGCCGTTTGGGAAAGtggtcttttaaaaaatattttgtatttaCTGATAAAACACGATGTTTTAtcggaaataaaaataaacaaaataagcgGGTGTTATCTGTAAGAGAGTAATGATCACCTGGAGAGGGGAGAGTTCGGTGTGGAAGAATTGATAGGCGGTGAGGTACGGCCGGTCCCGGCCGATCTCCCGGCAGAGCTCGGACGCTCTTAAACAGAGACGGATCTCCGGCCACCGGGAGAGGGCGTAGTGGCGGAGCCAGTCAGAGTAGCCGGCGAGGCGGTACTCGCGGTAGGCGCGGCCGGGGACGGCGTAGGACCCGTCGGGGGCGGTGACGGCGTAGGCGAAGGCGACGAGGGAGAAGAGGATGACGATGAGCGCGGCCATGCAGGAGAAGTAAGCGGCGAGGAGCGCGGGCCGGTTCCAGTAGGCGCCGACGAAGCCGGCGAGAgaggcgaggaggaggaggacgccGAGGATGACGACGGGCCACCGGGCGAGGTGGACGCACTCGTTGTCCTGCTTCGAGGACAGCCATATGCCGGCGCCGATCACGGGGATGGAGCAGAGGAGGGCGACGAAGTTGAGGAGGGCAGTAGTGGAGCCGTGGGAGGCGTTGCGAGCAGTGGCCATGGCGGCGATTCCGGAGAACGAAGTGGGCGGATCGATTCCCTTGGCGACTTTATGAGCTCGCAGTCGATTTGACCGCCTATCGAATTATTTTGGTATATATTCTTCTTTTTTGCGCTCAACTGTTTCAATTTACTTTATCAATAAGAATATGTGCAATTAAAAAAAGAAGGAAACTTTCCCTTTCGAGGCGCCGGTCTCCGCTCCTCTCCTCCTTGCTCCGCCGGAACCGGATCTCCTCTCCTTCCTCGGCTTCCCGTCCTTCATCTCGCACGACGACGAAACCCTAGCGGCGGCAGAGGAGGGGGAATTTAACAATTGATTAAGATTAGCAGAGACGATTTTATTTCGGTTTTATTCAATCCGTTTGTTCTTTCGGATTCATGTCTGTAAGGAATTAATGCGAACAAATCTCAATGAGATTGATTACCGAACCATACTGCGTTCATAATCCCCACAGACATTGCTACAAAACGCATAGCTACATTTTATTGATCGAGCTTCCCAAACCACCAGAAAAGAAAGCCATCAAAAACAAACACGCAAAACAGGAGGAGGAATATGTTGTGAGATCGATGACCTGATCACGGACGGCTCAGGCGACCTTGATGTCCACGGTCTTGGGCTCCCGCGGGGGCACCTTCTTGACAGTGACGGTGAGCACGCCGTCCAGGCAGACGGCGGAGACGGCGTCCACGTCGGCATTGTCGGGGAGGGCGAACTTTCGCATGAACTTGCCGACGCGGCGCTCCATCCGCAGATACCTGGCGTTGCCCTCTTCGTCCTGGCGCTTGCGCTCGCCGCTGACGACGAGGACGCGGTCGTCCTCGACCAGGACCTTG includes these proteins:
- the LOC122052218 gene encoding 17.8 kDa class II heat shock protein-like yields the protein MDVRMVNLDGPLFSSLQHLIDAPDEMEKAMGASSRSYVRDAKAMASTPADVKELPDAYVCVVDMPGLKPADVKVLVEDDRVLVVSGERKRQDEEGNARYLRMERRVGKFMRKFALPDNADVDAVSAVCLDGVLTVTVKKVPPREPKTVDIKVA
- the LOC122052217 gene encoding tetraspanin-2-like; translation: MATARNASHGSTTALLNFVALLCSIPVIGAGIWLSSKQDNECVHLARWPVVILGVLLLLASLAGFVGAYWNRPALLAAYFSCMAALIVILFSLVAFAYAVTAPDGSYAVPGRAYREYRLAGYSDWLRHYALSRWPEIRLCLRASELCREIGRDRPYLTAYQFFHTELSPLQSGCCKPPAVCGYEYVNPTLWVNPSEPVASSDCLMWSSEDGRLCYDCASCKGALLGSLRSEWRRAAVVLVIAAVLFVWVYAFACCAFNTTRK